A single region of the Triticum dicoccoides isolate Atlit2015 ecotype Zavitan chromosome 2B, WEW_v2.0, whole genome shotgun sequence genome encodes:
- the LOC119367288 gene encoding uncharacterized protein LOC119367288, translating to MATARALRLFASTSPATRRGLLGAHGRALSASSQASGAGDPAVHSGDPPSDDYAERPPKFSGAEEATSGGHDKHPPSSAKTTRPTEASAKEQRVPPFTPSGKLGSQELADPAAGSTFTQKRRWSAKPAGSDPLGDATPGDEEAAARKVREEDREYYRTHKPSPLAEVEFADTRKPVTRATDGGAQDRLEHDVPGTMVEDTADASLARAEAMFREAASRGNPAWPHSRALAAMLARQGGEGGDGARDAAPWGS from the coding sequence ATGGCCACCGCACGAGCACTCCGTCTCTTCGCCTCGACCTCGCCAGCGACCCGACGCGGCCTGCttggcgcgcacggccgcgcgctgTCCGCGTCGTCGCAAGCCAGCGGCGCGGGAGATCCCGCCGTCCACTCCGGCGACCCTCCGAGCGACGACTACGCCGAGAGGCCCCCGAAGTTCTCCGGCGCGGAGGAAGCCACCTCGGGCGGCCACGACAAGCACCCGCCGTCGTCGGCGAAGACGACGCGGCCGACGGAGGCGTCCGCCAAGGAGCAACGCGTCCCGCCGTTCACGCCCTCGGGGAAGCTCGGGTCGCAGGAGCTGGCCGACCCGGCGGCCGGGTCGACGTTCACGCAGAAGCGCCGGTGGTCCGCCAAGCCCGCCGGCAGCGACCCGCTCGGCGACGCGACGCCCGGGGACGAGGAGGCCGCGGCGAGGAAGGTGCGGGAGGAGGACCGGGAGTACTACCGGACGCACAAGCCGTCGCCGCTGGCCGAGGTGGAGTTCGCGGACACGAGGAAGCCCGTGACGCGCGCCACGGACGGCGGCGCCCAGGACCGGCTCGAGCACGACGTGCCGGGGACCATGGTGGAGGACACCGCGGACGCGTCGCTGGCCCGCGCCGAGGCCATGTTCCGGGAGGCGGCCTCGCGCGGCAACCCCGCGTGGCCGCACTCCCGCGCGCTCGCCGCCATGCTGGCCCGGCAAGGCGGGGAGGGCGGCGATGGCGCCCGGGACGCCGCGCCATGGGGAAGCTAA